The DNA window ATTTATTATATGAAAACTTCTATGAAATTTATGCTAATTCTGTTGTTGCTGCCATTTTATCTTTTTCCTCAAACGTTAGTTTCTGATGCGAAACAAACCTATAGTTTTACTTATGAAACAGTTGTAGAGATTACGTCTTCTGAAGATAATAGAACTTATAAAATGTCCTACTTGTTTAATCCAAATGAAAATTATGTTGGAATGAAAGTTAACATGAGTGATTTTTCTGAAGCCGAAACGGATGGTGAATCTATCATTATTATGGATAAAGGTAATTCAATCATTTTTGTTGAAACACAAGGAATGAAAATGCAAATGTTTCAAACCATGATGGGAGAAGGGCAAACAAATCCTATGGGTGAAATGTCAACATATGATTACAGTAGTATAAAGAAAACAGGACAAACAAAAACCATACTTGGCACTACTTGTTACCAATACAACTTGTCTGATGAAAAGGTCAAAATGATATTATGGGTCGCTCCAGAAATTAAACTTCCAAATTGGTTTGGTCAAAGTTCTAAAGCTATTGATGGTCATATAATGGCATATACTATGACGTCTTCTGAAGGTACTATGACTAGTACAACAATTGCAATTAACGATCATATTAGTAAAATCATAAATTCTCAGGATTATAAAAAAATGTTTTAATCAATCATTAAAAATTTATTATGAAAAAAATTACACAAATAGCTTTCTTTTTAATTTCAATTCTATCATTACAAGCACAAGATGATGGTACTATAGATCTCTCTTTTCTTGGAGATAACAAAGGGCAAAAAGGCGTCAGTGGTGCTGTGCATACAATTGCTGTTCAACCAGATGGGAAACTGCTTATTGGAGGTGCTTTTGAGACTTACAATCAAATTTGGAGTCCTAAATTAATTCGAGTGAATCCTGATGGTTCTATAGATTCTAGTTTCAATCAAACGCTTTTAAGAGATAGTAATTCGAGTATTAACTCCATTGTGATTCAGCCAGATGGAAAAATACTTGTTGCTGGTGGTTTTGAGATGAGAACTCCTCATCCTGATAATGAATTGCTAGAAGAAGATATTATGCGATTAAACGCAGATGGAACTAGAGATGAAACATTTATAGCTCCAGGAAACACAAGTGGTTGTGGTGATATTAGGAGTGTTGCTTTACAATCTGATGGAAAAATTATTATCGTTGGAGATATTTCTTATTGTGTCAGTAGTACTATTGATAACAATGAAAATATAATACGTCTTAATTCAGATGGTTCTTTAGATGAAACTTTTACCACTGTTGTAACCGATTTAGGCAATGGTAATTCTGGAGAACCAATACATTCAGTTCGTGTTCAATCAGACGATAAGATTTTAATTGCTGGTAATTTTAACCAAGTTAATGGTGTTACGCAACAACGATTAGCACGTTTAAATAGTGATGGAACTCTAGATACCTCATATACTATTGGAACAGGCTTTAATAGTGCTGTAAATGATATAGCACTGCAACAAGATGGTAAGTTATTAGTTGTTGGTAATTTCACAGCGTTTAATGCTACAAGTCAGAATCAAATTGTACGATTACATACAGATGGTTCTTTAGATGCCATATTGAATTCTGGTGCTGGTGTTGGTCGTTTTCAACCGTCAAACGGATATACTGCTGCTAGAAATATAGAGAATGTAGTTATTCAGTCTGATGGTAAAATACTCATTGGAGGCGATTATAACCGTTATGATGGAACTGCTGTGTCTAGATATACACGATTAAATAGTGATGGTACATTTGATAATACTTTTTTTAATGTTGATGATCTTGGGATTGAAATCGCTAGCGTATATACAAGTTTAGTTTTGCCTAGTGGCGATTTTATTGTTGGAGGAAATTTTGATAAACATAATAGTTATAAAAAATCAGGACTTATTAAGTTGACGTCTTCTGGTCAAGTAGATTTAAGTTTTAATTCAGGACATGGTCCAACCGAAGAATACTTCAGTACAGAAATTCGAGAGATTACTAAGGCTTCAGGTAACAAGTTATATGTCGCTGGACGTTTTAGAGAATATGACGATGTGTTTAGTAGAAATATAGCAAGGATTAATTCCGATGGATCGATAGATACAAGTTTTAGTACTGGAACTGATGAACTAATTAATGGTTTTGACGATGGCGTTAACGATGTTATGGAACAGCCAAGCGGAAAAATAATCGTTGTTGGTGAATTTGAAACCTATAATGGAAATCCAGCTCCAGGTATTGCTAAACTTAATAACGATGGCTCTTTTGATAATACATTTAGTGTTGGTACTGGTGTGTCTAGTAGTAATTTGATAGATACTGTAGTTGAATTAGCTGATGGTAAATTTTTAATTGGAGGATTTTTTGATGAATTCGATGGATTTACGACAAGAAATTTAGCAAGATTAAATGCAGATGGAAGTATAGATACTACGTTTTTTGTGTCGAGTGCATCTCAAATTTACGATATCTTTCTTCTAAATAATGGGCAGTTTTTCATAGGTACATACAGTTATAACGACGATATTATTACTGGTCGCTTAGCTAAAATTAATCCAGATGGTACAAGAGACACTTCCTTTAATGCTACTGGTATAATTTCAGGTACTACCAAAATCGTTAAGGTATTAGGAAATGGTCAGATACTAGTTGGAGGCTATTACAGCTCTCAAGGAGGCAGCGTATTAAAGTTAAATGCTGATGGATCTCTAGATACAGGATTTACTCTAGCAGATATCAATGCAAGAGTCGAGGATATGGAGTTACAGGACGATGGTAAACTAATTATAGGCGGAAATTTTGATGATATAGATGGTAGAGACATTAGAGGTGTAGCGCGTTTAAATAGTGATGGTACATTTGATGATACCTTCAATCCAGAAGTTGTATCTCAAGATCCTGATACGTATGCAGGAACAGATGACTTTTCAAATACTGTGAATAGTTTAGAACTCAGAGATTCTGGTCAGTTATTAGTTGGTGGAGATTTTAGAAGCTATAATGCGCAACCTAAATCGCCTCTCATTGCTTTGTTTGCTGGCATACCAGAAACGCTTAATACTAATCCGTTTGAAATTTCAGAACGCAATATTTCTGTGTTTCCAAATCCAGCTTCAGATCTAATTTCAATTTCATCAGAAAAAGAAATTCAGAACATTCAACTCTATACGATTTCTGGAAAGCAAATTTTAAATCAGCAAGATCTTAAGTCTTACAATCATCGTTTGGATGTTAGTCAACTATCAAAAGGATTTTATCTTCTGAAGATTTCAAATCATGCAACTACAATAACAAAAAAATTAGTAATCAATTAAAATAAAAAAAACTATGAAACGTACCAGATACATAATCATGACAGTGCTATCATTTGTGTTTATCACCTCATGCCTTGGTGATCGAAAATCAATTGATGTAGAAGACTTAAGTGATACTTCTTTTGTAAATGAAAACTTTAAAGGAAATAACATCAATTATAGCAAAGAAATGAGTGCTTGTGATCAGCTTTCAGCAAGTACAATGGCTAAATTATATAAAGTTTCCGAAGAAAAAGTGACTGTTATAGATCCTACAAAGTCGAATAATTATGGAGCCACACCACTTCCAACCTGTCAATATCGAATTCAATTTGGAGATAATGAATTCCAATATTTGTCAGGCTCAATTACAATAATGCCAGAAGTAAAAAAGGACGACTATATGTCAGATGTTGCTGAGGCTGCTGGTAGAGGAGAAGATTGGGTTCAAGCATGGAGTCTTAAAAAATCTATGTATGAAAGTGCTGAGTGGATTCCTAATATGGGAAAAGCATCACTTTGGATGGGAAGTAAACGTACCTTAGATATAAAACTTGATGGTTATACCTTGTCTGTAATTGCACCAGGAACTGGTTTTAATGAAGAAAAATCGAAGCAAAGAGATTACAAAACCATTGCGATTGCTATGGCAAAGCAAG is part of the Psychroserpens ponticola genome and encodes:
- a CDS encoding DUF4412 domain-containing protein, giving the protein MKFMLILLLLPFYLFPQTLVSDAKQTYSFTYETVVEITSSEDNRTYKMSYLFNPNENYVGMKVNMSDFSEAETDGESIIIMDKGNSIIFVETQGMKMQMFQTMMGEGQTNPMGEMSTYDYSSIKKTGQTKTILGTTCYQYNLSDEKVKMILWVAPEIKLPNWFGQSSKAIDGHIMAYTMTSSEGTMTSTTIAINDHISKIINSQDYKKMF
- a CDS encoding T9SS type A sorting domain-containing protein yields the protein MKKITQIAFFLISILSLQAQDDGTIDLSFLGDNKGQKGVSGAVHTIAVQPDGKLLIGGAFETYNQIWSPKLIRVNPDGSIDSSFNQTLLRDSNSSINSIVIQPDGKILVAGGFEMRTPHPDNELLEEDIMRLNADGTRDETFIAPGNTSGCGDIRSVALQSDGKIIIVGDISYCVSSTIDNNENIIRLNSDGSLDETFTTVVTDLGNGNSGEPIHSVRVQSDDKILIAGNFNQVNGVTQQRLARLNSDGTLDTSYTIGTGFNSAVNDIALQQDGKLLVVGNFTAFNATSQNQIVRLHTDGSLDAILNSGAGVGRFQPSNGYTAARNIENVVIQSDGKILIGGDYNRYDGTAVSRYTRLNSDGTFDNTFFNVDDLGIEIASVYTSLVLPSGDFIVGGNFDKHNSYKKSGLIKLTSSGQVDLSFNSGHGPTEEYFSTEIREITKASGNKLYVAGRFREYDDVFSRNIARINSDGSIDTSFSTGTDELINGFDDGVNDVMEQPSGKIIVVGEFETYNGNPAPGIAKLNNDGSFDNTFSVGTGVSSSNLIDTVVELADGKFLIGGFFDEFDGFTTRNLARLNADGSIDTTFFVSSASQIYDIFLLNNGQFFIGTYSYNDDIITGRLAKINPDGTRDTSFNATGIISGTTKIVKVLGNGQILVGGYYSSQGGSVLKLNADGSLDTGFTLADINARVEDMELQDDGKLIIGGNFDDIDGRDIRGVARLNSDGTFDDTFNPEVVSQDPDTYAGTDDFSNTVNSLELRDSGQLLVGGDFRSYNAQPKSPLIALFAGIPETLNTNPFEISERNISVFPNPASDLISISSEKEIQNIQLYTISGKQILNQQDLKSYNHRLDVSQLSKGFYLLKISNHATTITKKLVIN